A segment of the Halovivax limisalsi genome:
GATCGACGGGCGCACGACGGAAACCCTCGACGACCGATCGGGCGTTGTGGCCGGCACCGAACGGCCAACGCCGGGGTTAGAGTCGTCGCCGCCCGATCGCCACCGCTGCGAGTCCGACCGGGACAGCGATCCAGGCCAGCAGCGTGGTCGCGAGGACGCCGGGTGAGAGCCCCGCCTCGGCGAGAACGCTCGCGAACCCGGCGTCACCGCCGGCGCCGAGCGATCCCAGGACCAGCGCGCGGAAGACGCCGGTCGGGTTCGAAAGCACCATCGCGGAGACGGCCGCTTCGGAGAGGTCGAACGCGGCGATCAGCCCCAGGCCGAGCAGGTCGTGGACGAGCACGAACCACGCCCAGACGAGTAACGAACCCCCGAGGGCGTGGGTCTTCTCGCTGGCGATCGTCGAGACGAGGGCGCCGATCGCGAGGAACGCCAGGCCGAGCCCGACCGTCGCGAGCAGGAACCCGACGTACGTGTCGGCGCCGTCGATACCGTACTCAAGCACCAGGAACCCGCCGGCGATGCCGAATCCGACGATCGTCGCACTCGCGAGGACGACCGCCCGACCGAGCGCCGTGCCGACGACGATCCAGGCGCGCTCGACCGGCAGCGCGAACAGCGTCTGGAGCCACCCGCTCTCCTCCCGGCCGACGACGGCGTCGTAGCTGAACGCCAGGGCGACCAGCGGAACGAGGTAGACCGCCAGCACCGCGAGGCTCGCGACCGTCCGCCCGAACCCCGCGGGACCGACGCTGGCGCCGCTGAAGGTCGTCAGGCCGAGCGCGAACGCGGCGAAGACGCCGATCAGCCCGATCGGCCACCGGCTCCGGATCGCCAGCCGGTACTCCGTCCGGCAGACGACGAACGTCTGCCGGTACCAGTCCCCGGAGCCGGCCGCCTCGCCGACCCCGCTGGTCGCGAGCGTGCCGTATCCCCCGTCGGTCCGGGTAGCGGCGGACCCGTCCCCGGGGCGCGAACGGGGCTCGTCACGCTCCGGGTCCGTGACCGCCTCGTTCGGACCGGGAACTGCGTCGTCCGGACCGCCGTGTTTCCGGCCGTCGGTCATCTCGAACGCACCTCCGCTGGTCCAGCAGCCGGCTCGGAGGCCGCCCCCGCATCCTCGCCGGCGAGCGCCTCGCGGAAGGCCGCTTCGAGTCCCGGCTCGCGAACCTCGAAGCGGTCGAGCTGGTCGTACTCGAGCGTCGAAAGCCGTTCGAACGCCGTCTCGCGGTCGCATTCGACTTCGATCGTCCCGTCGGTCGTCGCGACGTCGCCCCAGTCCTGCACCGCCGCGAGGAGTTCGGTTCGCGCGTCGCTTCCGGGCCCGCCGGACGGCGCGAGGACGACCGTGACGTCGTGGCCGCCGGCCGTCCGAAGGGACTCGACCGAGCCGGAGGCGCGAAGCTGTCCGTCCTCGAGGATGGCGACGTGGTCACAGAGCCGCTCTACCTCCGAGAGGACGTGCGAGGAGAGAACGACCGTCGCGTCGGTCTCACGGTCGATCCGCTCGACGATCTCGTGGAACGTGGCGACGCCGCGTGGATCGAGGCCGGCCGTCGGCTCGTCCAGGACGAGCACCGGCGGGTCGGCAAGTAGCGCCGCGGCGAGCCCGAGCCGACGACCCATGCCGTTGGAGTAGCCCGCGACGGACCGGTCGGCGGCGCCGGTCAGGCCGACGGTGTCGAGCGCGCCGCGAATCCGCCGTTTTCGGTCGTCGATCCCACGAATCTGGGCCTGGACCTCGAGTACCTCGCGGCCGGTTAATCCCGCCGGGAATCCGGCGTGTTCCGGCAGGAACGCGACCCGCTCGCGAACGCGGTGGCCGGCGTCTTCGACGTCGAGGCCGCCGACCGCGATGCGGCCCGCCTCCGGTCGGTCGTACCCGACGAGGAGTTCGAAGAGCGTGGTCTTGCCAGCGCCGTTGGTTCCGAGGACGCCGAACGTCGAGCCCGACGGGATCGTCATCGAGGGCCCGTCGAGCGCGACGACGTCGCCGTATCGCTTCCGGACGTCAGTGATCGTGATCTCCATAGTAGGACCTCCAGTCGTCGTGGGGTGAGTCGGCGAGCGGTCGGTGATCGACGATCCCGGGCGATTCGACGACCGGGAACGAACTCTCGGCCAGTTTCACCGCGTCGAAGGCGGGACTCTCGGCAAAGACGGCCGCCTGCGGCTTCTCGCGGACCAGTTTCTCGACGGTCCCGGCGGGTCGGTGGCGGACGTCGCTGCGCCCGTCATCCTCGAGGTCGACGATCTGCGCGTTCGCCCAGAAGTTGCCCCGCTCTGAGTCGTTCCAGCTCGTCTGGGCGGTCGTCTCCGCGAACGCGGCCGCGCCGTTGGCGATGAAGCTGTTGCCCGAGACCACCTCGCCGCGGCTGCCCGCGGTGATGTGGATTCCGACGTCGTTCTCCAGGACGAGGTTCGACGCGATGCGGATGTCCTGAGAGTTGTGGACGTAGAGGCCGTTGCCGTTGCCGACGAGGTCGTTTCCGACGATCTCGCTGTCCTCGACGTCTTTGACCAGGATCCCGTGGCCGCTCGTCCCGTCGTTGTTCACGGCGGTGTTGTTCGCGAGGGTCAGCCGCTTCGAGACCATCAGCGCGAAGCCGACGTCGTTGTCGAACGCGACGTTGTCGACGAGGCGGTTGTCGTTCGAGTACATGTAGTGGACGCCGTAGCGCACGTCCCACATCGCGTTGCCCTCCGCGACGACCTCCGCTGCCCACTGGTAGTAGATCCCGTCACGGACGGTCGTGATCGAGTTGTTGGACAGGCGGGCGCCGGTGGTTTCCCAGAGGTGGATGCCGTTGCCGCGTTGGGCCAGCGGGACGTCCTCGCGCCCGGCGACGATCGAGTCCTCGACGGTGACGCCGGTGACGGTGCCGATCCAGACGCCGAATTGGATTTCGGTCAGTCGCAGCGACGACAGGGTGGCATTCGACCCCTTGACGGCGACGCCGCTGTCGGCGTCCCCGCGTTCGTAGCCGGCGTCGCGGATCCAGACGTTTTCGACGGTGACGTTCGGCGCGTCGATCACGACGACGCTTCCCTCGCCACCTCCGTCGATCACCGCGGCGTCCCGTTCGTCGGCCGCGAGCGTCAGGCCCGGCGTGTCGACGGTGACCCGCTCGTCGAACTGGCCGTCGAGGACGATCGTGTCACCTGGTTCTGCAGCGTCGACGGCCCGCTGGACCGAGTCGAACGTCCGGCCGTCGAGGGTCGCGACGCCGTCGGTCTCGGGGTCGTCGACGTCGTGGACGGCCGGGACGTCCCCCTGCCAGCCGTCGACGCCCTCGGCGTCTGCGGACGATCCCGTTGCGGCGACGGCCGCCGCAGCCAGCGCACCGCCCAGGACAACGACGGCGGCGACGAGGAGTGCGCCCTCTCTCACGGCCGCTCACCTCCGTGATCGACGGGCGGGTTCCCGGCCGGTTCCCGCAGCGTGTCGGTGCCGCCGTCGTCTTCTGGTTTCAGGGGCGCGTCGGTGTCGCCGTCGTCTCCCGGTCCGTCCCCGATGCGTTCGCCGAGCCGGCCCCACCCGCCGCGCAGGAGGGCGGGCGCATCGGTGATCGTCGCCGGCGAGTTCCGGAGCGCGACGGCGATGCCCAGCAGCGCGACCGCGGCGACGGCCATGTAGCCGCCGGGACCGAACCAGGCGGTCCCGCTGATGTTGGCGACCTCGTAGGTGCCAAGCAGCGGGGGGGTGAAGCCGTCAACGCCGTTGAGTGGGGCGTCCAGATCGAGCGAGTGGCCGGCCTGGTGGAGTCGGTACTGGATGATCGCCCCCATCGCCGCGAAGATCGCGACCGCGGCGGCGAACAGGGCGGTGAGTCCCCGCGAGAGGGCGTCCGTCGGGAGCGCCGCGACGAGCACCGAGGCACCGGCGAGGCCGAGGAAGACCACCGGCCCGAGAACCCACTCGGGGACGGCGACGGCCTTCTCGTGGACCGCGTAGTTCGGATCGGCGTGGACCGGGTCCGGGTAGTAGAACCCGACGTACTTGTTGAGGGCCCGAACTTCCTCCCAGTCCCCGCCGATCGCCGGGTGTGCGTAGAGTTCGACGACGAGCTGGTCGACGTACTGGGGCGCCGAGAGCGTGATCCGCCACATCGGCATCCGTAACGCGAGCACGAACAGGACGGCTGCGACGATCGGGAGCAGCCGCCTGAGTTCGAGGGATCGCTCGAGGCGAGCGAGGGACATCGTGATCACTCCGCGGGTTCGACGATCAGTCGGGAGCGCATTTCGAGGTGCAGTGCGCTACAGAAGAACGCACAGTACATCCAGTAAACGCCCGCCTCGTCGGCCGTGAACGT
Coding sequences within it:
- a CDS encoding ABC transporter permease, which produces MTDGRKHGGPDDAVPGPNEAVTDPERDEPRSRPGDGSAATRTDGGYGTLATSGVGEAAGSGDWYRQTFVVCRTEYRLAIRSRWPIGLIGVFAAFALGLTTFSGASVGPAGFGRTVASLAVLAVYLVPLVALAFSYDAVVGREESGWLQTLFALPVERAWIVVGTALGRAVVLASATIVGFGIAGGFLVLEYGIDGADTYVGFLLATVGLGLAFLAIGALVSTIASEKTHALGGSLLVWAWFVLVHDLLGLGLIAAFDLSEAAVSAMVLSNPTGVFRALVLGSLGAGGDAGFASVLAEAGLSPGVLATTLLAWIAVPVGLAAVAIGRRRL
- a CDS encoding ABC transporter ATP-binding protein, with amino-acid sequence MEITITDVRKRYGDVVALDGPSMTIPSGSTFGVLGTNGAGKTTLFELLVGYDRPEAGRIAVGGLDVEDAGHRVRERVAFLPEHAGFPAGLTGREVLEVQAQIRGIDDRKRRIRGALDTVGLTGAADRSVAGYSNGMGRRLGLAAALLADPPVLVLDEPTAGLDPRGVATFHEIVERIDRETDATVVLSSHVLSEVERLCDHVAILEDGQLRASGSVESLRTAGGHDVTVVLAPSGGPGSDARTELLAAVQDWGDVATTDGTIEVECDRETAFERLSTLEYDQLDRFEVREPGLEAAFREALAGEDAGAASEPAAGPAEVRSR
- the nosD gene encoding nitrous oxide reductase family maturation protein NosD → MREGALLVAAVVVLGGALAAAAVAATGSSADAEGVDGWQGDVPAVHDVDDPETDGVATLDGRTFDSVQRAVDAAEPGDTIVLDGQFDERVTVDTPGLTLAADERDAAVIDGGGEGSVVVIDAPNVTVENVWIRDAGYERGDADSGVAVKGSNATLSSLRLTEIQFGVWIGTVTGVTVEDSIVAGREDVPLAQRGNGIHLWETTGARLSNNSITTVRDGIYYQWAAEVVAEGNAMWDVRYGVHYMYSNDNRLVDNVAFDNDVGFALMVSKRLTLANNTAVNNDGTSGHGILVKDVEDSEIVGNDLVGNGNGLYVHNSQDIRIASNLVLENDVGIHITAGSRGEVVSGNSFIANGAAAFAETTAQTSWNDSERGNFWANAQIVDLEDDGRSDVRHRPAGTVEKLVREKPQAAVFAESPAFDAVKLAESSFPVVESPGIVDHRPLADSPHDDWRSYYGDHDH